Proteins encoded within one genomic window of Methanosarcina barkeri str. Wiesmoor:
- a CDS encoding peptidylprolyl isomerase — protein sequence MENSRTVKKGDYLLIDYIGKFEDGTIFDTTLKEKALKAGIYDEEKGYKPFFFRTDAFQVIKGIDRGVLGMKEGEEKTFIIPPEEAYGKYKNYLVQEIPLEKLGLKNPPEPETKIITPAGSEVKVLNSTETSATLDFNHELAGKTLILEIKLVSIIN from the coding sequence AAAAAGGAGATTATCTTCTTATTGATTATATTGGAAAATTCGAAGATGGAACGATCTTTGATACTACTTTGAAGGAAAAAGCCCTCAAAGCAGGGATTTATGACGAAGAAAAAGGTTACAAGCCTTTTTTTTTCAGAACGGACGCATTCCAGGTAATTAAAGGTATCGACAGGGGAGTGCTTGGAATGAAAGAAGGTGAAGAAAAAACTTTCATAATTCCACCTGAAGAAGCCTACGGAAAATATAAGAATTACCTTGTCCAGGAGATCCCCCTCGAAAAGCTTGGACTTAAGAATCCTCCTGAGCCAGAAACAAAGATCATAACACCCGCTGGGAGTGAGGTTAAAGTGCTTAACTCCACGGAAACTTCTGCTACCCTGGATTTTAACCATGAACTTGCAGGTAAAACTCTCATCCTTGAAATAAAACTAGTCTCGATCATAAACTGA
- a CDS encoding OB-fold nucleic acid binding domain-containing protein produces MEKEEKVMVLLLFMTLTSLMTAYLCFGPELTASGQETGEEARQYTRESGEGEKVFLEAQVLSKRLTYTGGHLLLQVDCNSEVLSIFIPKTAGAEALNNSIQKGDFISVTGTVSQYEGKREIKVERKEAILLVDRH; encoded by the coding sequence ATGGAAAAAGAAGAAAAAGTCATGGTATTACTGCTGTTTATGACATTGACTTCTCTTATGACAGCTTATCTCTGCTTTGGACCGGAACTTACAGCTTCTGGACAGGAGACAGGAGAAGAAGCCAGGCAGTATACCAGGGAATCCGGTGAAGGGGAGAAAGTGTTCCTTGAAGCCCAGGTTTTGAGCAAACGGTTAACCTATACAGGCGGGCATCTGCTTTTACAGGTAGACTGCAACTCTGAAGTCCTGAGCATCTTTATTCCAAAAACTGCAGGTGCTGAAGCTCTGAATAACTCAATTCAGAAAGGAGATTTCATTAGTGTAACCGGTACTGTTTCGCAGTATGAAGGGAAAAGAGAAATCAAGGTGGAAAGAAAAGAAGCTATTCTTCTGGTTGATCGTCATTAA
- a CDS encoding NDP-sugar synthase, translating to MKACIMCGGAGTRLRPLTFKHPKPSIPILNKPSVRHLIEHLSREGFNEIVMTLGYMGERIEEQLGDGHMFGVHIDYVYEKEKLGTAGGVKNAEEYLKDEPFIVLGGDHVLNLDLREMYRFHEANDAPVTIGLLSIDDPREFGIADMDINNRIHRFLEKPKAGQIFSNLASTGIYICSPSIFEWIPKGKKYDFAKDLFPFMLAADKKINGVLVRGKWTDVGSSAAYRQAQRWMLDALPGTTIEGNFTTRNARIKGPLSIGNNVCIGSNSSLVGPIVIGENTTIGDNVLIGPYSVIGSNCTIENNTKILSSYLFDNVFIGKDSNLSGGVVSDETIIGEHCFLENGTVIGHKVLIGSNSTIHSGVKIWPEIVIDKNSSIQETVINSGYDAAHEGS from the coding sequence ATGAAAGCGTGTATCATGTGCGGAGGGGCAGGGACAAGGCTCAGGCCACTAACTTTCAAGCATCCTAAACCCAGCATACCGATTCTTAATAAGCCGTCAGTCCGACATCTGATAGAGCATCTTTCAAGGGAAGGGTTCAATGAAATAGTCATGACCCTAGGGTACATGGGAGAGCGCATAGAAGAGCAGCTCGGAGACGGGCACATGTTTGGAGTACATATCGACTATGTGTATGAGAAAGAAAAACTCGGAACTGCAGGCGGCGTTAAAAATGCTGAAGAGTACCTGAAAGACGAGCCGTTTATCGTGCTTGGTGGAGATCATGTACTTAACCTCGACCTGAGGGAGATGTACCGTTTCCATGAAGCAAACGATGCTCCGGTAACCATAGGGCTTCTTTCGATTGACGACCCGAGAGAATTCGGAATTGCGGACATGGACATTAACAACCGGATCCACCGCTTCCTGGAAAAACCGAAAGCAGGCCAGATATTCAGCAACCTCGCAAGCACTGGAATTTATATTTGCAGCCCTTCTATATTTGAATGGATCCCTAAAGGTAAGAAATACGACTTTGCAAAAGACCTTTTCCCCTTCATGCTTGCAGCCGACAAAAAAATCAATGGTGTACTTGTCCGGGGAAAATGGACTGACGTAGGAAGTTCGGCCGCCTACAGGCAGGCGCAGCGCTGGATGCTCGATGCCCTTCCTGGAACAACAATCGAAGGGAATTTCACAACCCGGAACGCAAGAATAAAGGGCCCTCTGTCCATAGGAAACAATGTATGCATAGGTTCGAATTCTTCCCTTGTAGGGCCAATAGTAATAGGAGAAAACACAACTATAGGTGATAATGTCCTTATCGGGCCTTACAGCGTGATAGGCTCAAACTGCACTATAGAGAACAATACAAAGATCCTTTCATCTTATCTTTTTGATAATGTGTTTATAGGAAAGGACTCCAATCTCTCAGGAGGAGTGGTGTCAGACGAAACAATTATAGGAGAACACTGCTTCCTCGAAAATGGAACCGTTATCGGACATAAAGTACTGATCGGAAGTAACTCAACAATACATTCCGGAGTTAAGATCTGGCCCGAGATCGTTATAGATAAGAACTCAAGCATACAGGAAACCGTGATTAATTCCGGTTATGACGCTGCACATGAAGGTTCGTAA
- a CDS encoding CTP--2,3-di-O-geranylgeranyl-sn-glycero-1-phosphate cytidyltransferase codes for MPSREFFLEILRKSVHLVSILIVLIYKFYGKETILWVLMLFLVVVLVLDYFRVEHGIRIPFFSIMYRKSEVDRFGGHIFFALGAISVISLFSREIAYAAILMATFGDLSAALIGKFYGKRRVFQKLFKNDKSIEGSASEFIIDFLIGMLILGNPIVSLVMAFLATLTETAVNKIDDNLIVPVFAGFFGQITLNLLAYL; via the coding sequence ATGCCGTCCAGAGAATTTTTCCTTGAAATCTTGAGAAAAAGTGTTCATCTGGTTTCAATCCTGATCGTGCTTATCTACAAATTTTATGGAAAAGAAACCATCCTCTGGGTGCTCATGCTGTTTCTTGTAGTTGTTCTCGTTCTTGACTACTTCCGGGTTGAGCATGGAATTCGAATACCTTTTTTCTCTATCATGTACAGAAAAAGTGAAGTTGACCGCTTCGGAGGGCACATCTTCTTTGCGCTCGGAGCAATTTCAGTAATATCCCTGTTCAGCCGAGAAATCGCTTACGCTGCAATCCTTATGGCCACATTCGGGGACCTGTCTGCAGCTCTGATAGGAAAATTCTACGGAAAGAGGCGAGTCTTTCAAAAACTCTTTAAAAATGATAAATCTATTGAAGGCTCAGCTTCGGAATTTATTATTGATTTCCTCATCGGGATGCTTATTCTCGGGAACCCCATTGTTTCCCTGGTGATGGCTTTTCTTGCAACCCTTACGGAAACTGCAGTCAATAAAATTGATGATAACCTTATAGTGCCGGTTTTCGCTGGCTTTTTCGGGCAGATCACACTGAATCTTCTAGCGTACTTGTGA
- a CDS encoding VWA domain-containing protein translates to MNISLEHPEMLLLIIPVTIAGFYLLRKTKTKIVEWRMLVAFLLVLALAAPFTTATQTVNEDNPSLVLIQDKTSSMELFSNETGTDLYKALAADTSTTLVQLTGDKTNLGDAVTQYSGTGNQIVLITDGNNNSGKSLVDALGFAKETNTSVYLVEPELKTNDLSVEILGDKSVVVDNPNEFKIIVRQASNQSVSYSYEAYVDGELSQSGDVTQNSTQYSISPNLRHTFSTLGAHNISVKIIPSGEDLNSINNKFYKSLYVIPKPKLTLVTSEPNSPLTQILNKLYNTSVSTTYPGASALNSSKALVLDNQFADNLSETQVKEIRKYVTNGGGLVVVGGERAYNYGNYLNSSFEKILPVLSKPSEYKGGRNLVLILDVSPSTAAHKTQGDILGNAIYILQNENLKDANAEVIAFGSKGYDVSGGFVFLGLAQNQATLKDKIERLIPDEESKTSLDAGLNISKEMLTGKEGELDAVIISDGAIADSYEPSLQTAKEMQKLGVNLYFIHIRSVAPSQTDKSRNYYAEMFMKELGLENNYFHINMSERANIVFEPTDKSQERENEEEKETEENATSDYSLYAYSPNSFITKNVNLTSNITGYNDVTPKAGAERLVITTSNGKPVLTTWRFGLGRVAAFTTDNGEGDGSRWATNVYNGSSARLISSMINWAIANPRAEEGTVVDSPDTWLGTPSNLTLTMYDEGIPQLKLDGNALDLALTGKNTYETNVNPDNIGIHDISGYPLAVNYQLEYRDVGLNEDIEPLVLATGGKIYNEKEARALLLKDARQNSVKQSDERVSLKVYVLLTALVLYLGEILARRIREMRKLKNAQVET, encoded by the coding sequence ATGAATATATCCCTTGAACACCCGGAAATGCTTTTACTCATCATTCCTGTGACAATTGCCGGGTTCTATCTTCTGCGGAAGACAAAAACGAAGATTGTGGAATGGAGGATGCTTGTAGCTTTCCTCCTTGTACTCGCTTTGGCTGCTCCATTTACAACGGCTACACAGACTGTTAATGAAGACAACCCTTCACTTGTGCTAATTCAGGATAAGACCTCAAGTATGGAGCTTTTTTCTAATGAAACAGGTACTGACCTGTATAAAGCTCTTGCAGCTGATACCTCTACGACCTTAGTCCAGCTTACAGGCGATAAAACAAATCTTGGAGATGCTGTGACTCAGTACTCTGGCACTGGTAATCAGATTGTTCTTATTACTGACGGGAACAATAACTCCGGGAAGAGCCTTGTTGATGCTCTCGGATTTGCCAAAGAAACCAATACTTCAGTCTACCTTGTCGAGCCTGAACTCAAGACAAATGACCTCAGTGTAGAAATTCTTGGAGATAAGAGTGTAGTAGTGGATAACCCGAACGAATTTAAGATAATTGTCCGTCAGGCTTCAAATCAAAGTGTCAGCTATTCCTATGAAGCATATGTAGATGGGGAACTTTCCCAAAGTGGCGACGTTACTCAAAACTCAACGCAGTATAGTATTTCCCCCAATCTCAGGCACACTTTTAGCACTCTTGGTGCTCACAATATCAGTGTAAAAATTATTCCTTCCGGAGAAGATCTGAACAGTATTAATAATAAATTTTATAAATCTCTGTATGTAATTCCCAAACCAAAGCTCACCCTTGTTACCAGTGAGCCAAATTCACCCCTCACTCAAATCCTTAATAAACTTTACAACACCTCTGTTTCCACTACATATCCTGGAGCAAGTGCTCTGAATAGTAGCAAAGCTCTGGTACTTGATAACCAGTTCGCTGATAATCTTTCAGAAACTCAAGTAAAAGAAATTAGAAAGTATGTTACTAATGGGGGTGGACTGGTAGTTGTAGGAGGAGAAAGAGCATATAATTACGGCAATTATCTTAATTCCTCGTTTGAAAAAATCCTACCTGTGCTTTCAAAGCCTTCCGAATATAAGGGAGGTCGGAATCTCGTCCTTATCCTTGACGTTTCTCCCAGTACTGCAGCTCACAAAACCCAGGGAGATATTCTGGGAAATGCCATATATATTCTTCAGAACGAAAATCTCAAAGATGCAAATGCCGAAGTTATCGCATTTGGAAGCAAGGGATATGATGTTTCCGGAGGTTTTGTTTTCCTGGGGCTTGCTCAGAACCAGGCGACTCTTAAAGACAAGATTGAGCGACTGATTCCCGATGAGGAGAGCAAGACCTCCTTAGACGCGGGACTCAACATTTCAAAGGAAATGCTTACCGGCAAGGAAGGCGAACTTGATGCTGTTATCATTTCAGATGGAGCAATCGCGGATTCCTACGAGCCAAGCCTTCAGACTGCAAAAGAAATGCAAAAACTCGGTGTAAACCTGTACTTTATCCATATTCGTTCAGTAGCTCCTTCCCAGACTGACAAATCCAGAAATTATTATGCTGAGATGTTTATGAAGGAACTAGGGCTTGAAAATAACTATTTCCACATTAATATGAGTGAAAGGGCAAATATAGTCTTTGAGCCAACCGATAAGTCTCAGGAGAGAGAGAACGAAGAAGAAAAAGAGACAGAAGAAAATGCAACGTCTGATTATTCTCTCTATGCTTATTCTCCAAATAGCTTCATTACGAAAAATGTGAACCTTACTTCCAATATCACGGGATATAACGACGTGACTCCAAAAGCCGGGGCCGAACGTTTGGTTATAACTACTTCAAATGGAAAACCAGTACTTACCACATGGCGCTTCGGACTAGGAAGAGTTGCAGCTTTTACCACAGACAATGGAGAAGGGGACGGTTCTCGCTGGGCGACTAATGTTTATAACGGATCGAGTGCCAGACTAATTTCAAGTATGATCAATTGGGCAATAGCGAACCCGAGAGCTGAAGAAGGAACTGTTGTGGACAGCCCGGATACCTGGCTTGGCACTCCCTCCAACCTGACACTTACAATGTACGATGAAGGAATCCCGCAGCTAAAACTGGATGGTAATGCTCTGGACCTTGCTCTAACCGGAAAAAATACCTATGAGACAAATGTGAATCCGGATAATATTGGGATTCATGATATCTCAGGCTACCCACTTGCGGTAAATTATCAGCTTGAGTATCGGGATGTAGGTCTCAATGAGGATATAGAGCCTCTTGTCCTTGCGACTGGAGGGAAAATTTACAATGAAAAGGAGGCAAGAGCCCTTCTACTGAAAGATGCGCGGCAGAATTCAGTGAAACAATCTGATGAGCGGGTAAGCCTGAAAGTGTATGTACTACTTACTGCGCTTGTGCTTTATCTGGGAGAAATCCTTGCCAGGCGCATAAGGGAAATGAGAAAGCTCAAGAATGCGCAGGTTGAGACCTAA
- a CDS encoding VWA domain-containing protein: MPFENPLALIALLSVIPLIIIYMLRPRPKVFAIPSLMFVLKLERERKRVYASLTKIVQDPLFLIQLLMLILLSIGAAGYYYTSQEPLSGEHTVLVLDTSASMQVDSRFADAVKIADGYVSKKDSIILASDTPLLALDGGDASTAKDIFSKVQPGAGTADLSAAITTGMRLLSKEGGGRIIVISDFTNSKGDDPVSSKNLAESYGISVNFVKVGKPADNIGIINGWIEAADGKYGYTGVIKNYKDQDEKVEIETGSGTSENSTSFSLDVPARGTKQFTLENLGPGITTVQLNVKDSLSVDNKAYISIPDTSEQRILFVTDDGKLPSRTALSLLPNSNLSVLKAVPSSIDNYTLVVLAQKETPIASDSVETIENYVRNGGNAVFIASGALAPEKTEVGLIKILPVKPTGIENETSGNDLGVKEVQQSSITKDIRSDEISVHTYLNATERTGSTTLVALENGVPILSYWQVGKGTVFYMGLDDELGDNAWNNFHNLPEYPVFWIKLVEWLGGTGDISEYNLNTGTLTSLSKTEEIKTPSKTFTSNQLLFDEVGIYEISGKKIAVNLYNDKESNTTVDASDVVQRAVADDESKLVRADTYTVKNDITDYLIGVMFLLMLAEIMIVRRRGEL; the protein is encoded by the coding sequence ATGCCTTTTGAAAACCCCCTTGCTCTTATCGCTCTCCTGAGTGTAATCCCGCTTATTATTATTTACATGCTACGTCCCAGGCCGAAGGTATTTGCAATTCCTTCACTCATGTTTGTCCTTAAACTTGAGAGGGAAAGAAAACGGGTTTATGCCTCACTGACCAAAATTGTGCAGGACCCGCTTTTCCTGATCCAGCTCCTGATGCTTATTCTTCTTTCCATTGGCGCAGCAGGGTATTACTATACTTCACAGGAACCGCTGAGTGGAGAGCATACAGTGCTAGTCCTTGATACCTCTGCAAGTATGCAGGTTGATTCTCGCTTTGCTGATGCTGTTAAGATTGCTGATGGTTATGTGAGCAAGAAAGATAGCATAATCCTGGCTTCGGATACGCCTCTTCTTGCTCTTGATGGAGGCGACGCGTCCACTGCAAAGGATATTTTCAGTAAGGTTCAACCAGGGGCAGGCACTGCTGACCTGTCTGCAGCCATAACTACAGGTATGCGTCTTTTATCAAAGGAAGGAGGGGGAAGAATTATCGTTATTTCGGATTTCACGAATTCGAAAGGAGACGATCCTGTTAGTTCCAAAAACCTGGCTGAGTCTTACGGGATCTCAGTCAATTTCGTAAAAGTCGGAAAGCCTGCCGATAATATAGGAATCATCAACGGATGGATTGAAGCCGCAGACGGAAAATACGGCTACACAGGTGTAATTAAAAACTATAAAGATCAAGACGAGAAAGTTGAAATCGAGACCGGAAGTGGGACTTCAGAAAACTCAACGTCGTTTTCCCTTGACGTCCCGGCAAGAGGTACAAAACAGTTCACACTTGAAAACCTTGGGCCAGGGATTACAACAGTTCAGCTTAATGTAAAAGATAGTTTGTCTGTTGATAACAAAGCTTACATTTCCATTCCAGATACTTCAGAGCAACGTATACTCTTTGTCACCGACGATGGGAAACTGCCTTCGAGAACTGCACTTTCCTTGCTTCCGAACAGTAATCTCAGTGTCTTAAAAGCCGTGCCTTCTTCCATTGACAATTACACGCTTGTAGTGCTTGCGCAGAAAGAAACTCCAATTGCTAGTGATTCAGTAGAGACAATTGAAAATTATGTAAGAAACGGAGGTAATGCGGTTTTCATTGCAAGCGGCGCCTTAGCCCCCGAGAAAACCGAGGTTGGCCTGATTAAGATCTTGCCTGTAAAGCCTACCGGAATTGAGAATGAAACAAGCGGAAACGATCTTGGAGTTAAGGAAGTTCAGCAGAGCAGTATCACAAAGGACATTAGAAGCGATGAGATCTCAGTTCACACATACCTTAACGCAACTGAAAGAACCGGTTCGACAACTCTGGTAGCTCTCGAAAATGGAGTTCCTATCTTGAGTTACTGGCAGGTAGGTAAAGGGACCGTTTTCTATATGGGACTGGATGACGAACTCGGGGACAATGCCTGGAACAATTTCCATAACTTGCCTGAGTATCCTGTGTTCTGGATAAAACTTGTTGAATGGCTTGGAGGGACAGGTGATATTTCTGAATATAACCTGAATACAGGTACTTTGACGTCTCTTTCGAAGACTGAGGAAATTAAGACTCCCTCGAAAACTTTCACCTCAAACCAGCTTCTCTTTGATGAGGTGGGAATTTACGAAATTTCAGGAAAGAAAATTGCAGTCAACCTTTATAATGACAAGGAATCAAACACAACAGTTGATGCATCTGATGTTGTTCAGCGGGCGGTTGCGGATGATGAGTCCAAACTTGTAAGGGCTGATACTTATACAGTCAAAAATGACATTACTGATTACCTGATAGGAGTTATGTTCCTCCTCATGCTAGCTGAAATTATGATCGTGCGCCGGCGGGGTGAACTATGA
- a CDS encoding DUF58 domain-containing protein — protein sequence MTRTKQNIETDFFRQLDRFTFSVRKRVSTVYAGNRPSTRSGHGIDTIGFREYDFNDSLKDIDWKAYARTEKLYVRQFEEEKTLTTHILLDASKSMDYPEKGTSKFEYAAMLAAGYAYMVTKYNDRFAISTFTQEIDIHKPSRGRKNLLRAIDRLAELELSGGTSIGEAVIKYSREIKSRSLVILISDFLQEPEAIETAVSRLSDHDLILIQVLDPTEKMLPIQGNSKLIDLETGEEVRTYVSEKFKERYLEKLDDHSARIKKACMKTGAEFYTFTTDTPIFDAFYYTIRRRRR from the coding sequence ATGACTCGCACAAAACAAAACATTGAAACGGACTTTTTCAGGCAGCTTGACCGCTTTACCTTCTCTGTCCGGAAAAGGGTGTCTACCGTTTACGCCGGAAACCGTCCCTCCACCCGAAGCGGACACGGCATCGATACAATCGGGTTCAGGGAATATGATTTTAACGACAGCCTGAAAGATATCGATTGGAAAGCCTATGCGAGGACTGAGAAGCTCTATGTGCGGCAGTTTGAGGAAGAGAAAACCCTTACGACCCACATACTTCTGGACGCCAGTAAAAGTATGGACTACCCTGAAAAAGGGACTTCGAAATTCGAATATGCTGCCATGCTCGCTGCAGGCTATGCCTACATGGTAACAAAATATAATGATAGGTTTGCAATCTCAACCTTTACGCAGGAAATCGATATACACAAACCCAGCCGCGGGCGAAAAAACCTTTTACGTGCAATTGATAGGCTGGCAGAGCTTGAACTTTCCGGAGGCACTTCTATAGGGGAAGCTGTCATAAAGTACAGCCGGGAAATTAAGTCCAGATCCCTTGTAATCCTTATCTCGGACTTTCTTCAGGAACCCGAGGCAATAGAAACTGCAGTTTCCAGGTTATCTGACCACGACCTGATTTTGATCCAGGTACTAGACCCCACGGAAAAAATGCTTCCAATCCAGGGCAACAGCAAGCTTATAGACCTTGAAACCGGAGAAGAAGTCAGGACTTATGTTAGTGAGAAATTTAAAGAACGCTATCTTGAAAAGCTTGATGATCACAGCGCAAGAATTAAAAAAGCCTGTATGAAGACAGGGGCTGAATTCTATACTTTTACAACCGACACCCCTATTTTTGATGCTTTCTACTATACCATCAGGAGAAGGAGACGCTAA
- a CDS encoding MoxR family ATPase — MNETNTDSGQVAMTYQNAGTIFKSFFEDIGNVVVGQNRVVEQIVMAILCEGHALVESNPGLGKTLMISTVSKAMNLKFSRIQCTPDLMPSDITGTNVIEDQDNKKEFRFQPGPVFANVVLADEINRASPKTQSALLEAMQEKQVTVGNDTFMLDRPFFILATQNPIEMEGTYPLPEAQLDRFLLKILVDYPSHEEEMEIINRYTKSEVPKVSRTLDKSTLLDLQKLTRQVPISEELKQHVLSIVGMTRKNKEHIEYGASPRASIGLILAAKARALIEGRNFVSKEDINYMAYPVLRHRLILTFEAERSGITPDQAIEEIIQKLK, encoded by the coding sequence ATGAATGAAACTAATACCGATTCTGGTCAGGTTGCCATGACCTACCAGAACGCAGGCACAATTTTCAAAAGCTTTTTTGAAGATATTGGAAATGTTGTGGTGGGCCAGAATAGAGTAGTAGAGCAAATTGTGATGGCAATACTCTGTGAAGGGCATGCCCTTGTTGAGAGCAATCCAGGACTTGGAAAAACGCTTATGATCTCCACAGTGTCAAAGGCAATGAACCTGAAATTCAGCAGGATACAGTGTACTCCTGACCTCATGCCCTCGGACATTACAGGGACAAACGTTATTGAAGATCAGGACAACAAAAAAGAATTTAGGTTCCAGCCAGGGCCAGTCTTTGCAAACGTTGTTCTTGCGGATGAGATTAACAGGGCATCCCCTAAGACCCAGTCAGCCCTGCTGGAAGCTATGCAGGAAAAACAGGTAACAGTCGGAAACGATACCTTCATGCTTGACCGTCCCTTTTTCATTCTTGCCACCCAGAACCCCATAGAAATGGAAGGCACATATCCCCTGCCTGAAGCCCAGCTCGACCGTTTTCTCTTAAAAATCCTTGTAGATTATCCTTCCCATGAAGAAGAAATGGAAATAATAAACCGCTATACGAAATCTGAAGTCCCAAAAGTTTCCAGGACCCTTGATAAATCCACACTCCTCGATTTGCAGAAACTCACCAGGCAGGTCCCGATCTCTGAGGAACTCAAGCAGCATGTCCTTTCTATCGTGGGCATGACAAGAAAAAACAAAGAACATATTGAATATGGGGCTTCTCCACGAGCATCTATAGGCCTCATCCTTGCCGCAAAAGCCAGAGCCCTTATAGAAGGCAGGAACTTTGTAAGCAAAGAGGATATTAATTATATGGCATATCCGGTTCTCCGCCACAGGCTTATCCTGACCTTTGAAGCCGAAAGAAGCGGGATAACTCCTGATCAGGCTATTGAGGAGATTATCCAGAAGCTCAAATGA
- a CDS encoding OadG family protein, producing MALSIEEIVNKHELALKKYRGLYAFADLFATYFVLYVLFVLFNMRDLFLMFSIFEPYTGAKYSILGFGVVFETLGLIFLAFILSLILTAIRHYRAEKKDAIALIEKTHPVLKERLRTAYDNRNTDNIIVRDLIGGVIIDSKPVQSSSFLDRRKLTKNLIVIVFAVTILAYVAGTGYQTTLSPTDLNGVIDKLPLVSNSNSDLYPVEENGGTSNNTSRENIFGKPAVVVVEGKEVDLTIPPGTGQGFTSQETGEQTNESFTQSGLVNPEAEASQAYYDNLPEGYKNVIQSYFEGLAEE from the coding sequence ATGGCTCTGAGTATTGAAGAAATAGTAAACAAACACGAATTGGCTTTAAAGAAATATAGAGGACTCTATGCCTTTGCAGACCTGTTTGCAACTTATTTTGTCCTTTATGTCCTTTTCGTGCTTTTCAACATGAGAGATTTATTTTTAATGTTTAGCATCTTCGAACCTTATACCGGTGCAAAATACAGTATTTTGGGCTTTGGAGTTGTTTTTGAAACTCTGGGGCTTATTTTTCTGGCTTTTATCCTCTCCCTTATCCTTACAGCTATCAGGCATTACAGGGCTGAAAAGAAAGATGCAATTGCCCTTATAGAAAAGACGCACCCTGTACTCAAGGAGAGACTGAGGACTGCCTATGATAACCGCAATACGGACAACATTATTGTCCGGGACCTTATAGGCGGAGTCATAATCGATTCAAAACCCGTACAGTCATCTTCCTTTCTTGACAGAAGAAAACTTACAAAAAACCTGATTGTAATAGTTTTTGCAGTTACCATTCTCGCATATGTTGCCGGAACCGGATACCAGACAACTCTCAGCCCTACTGATCTTAACGGAGTAATCGACAAGCTTCCCTTAGTTTCGAATTCAAACTCTGACCTTTATCCTGTAGAAGAAAACGGCGGGACCTCGAATAACACCAGCCGGGAAAACATCTTCGGAAAGCCTGCCGTTGTTGTGGTGGAAGGTAAAGAGGTTGATCTGACGATTCCTCCAGGTACAGGTCAGGGTTTTACAAGCCAGGAAACAGGAGAGCAGACGAATGAGTCATTTACCCAATCAGGCCTGGTAAATCCCGAAGCAGAGGCTTCCCAGGCTTATTATGATAATTTACCTGAAGGATACAAGAACGTTATCCAGAGTTACTTTGAAGGACTTGCAGAAGAATAA
- the pheA gene encoding prephenate dehydratase gives MIIGVLGPEGSYSEKAAQIWTLRHRLDNVKIQYFADIEDAFLAVIQGKSDLSIVPIENSIEGSVGITLDLLLENGVEIVGEIVVKIEHCLLSKGGPEKIKVVLSHPQGLAQCRHFLKKYFPEAELRSTGSTSHAARLAGEFEEMAAIASPEAAECYRLKVLLPNIQDRKENYTRFIALQAAGKISDEQVLCSTEDKTGKPENSSHSAFKTSIIVYLEKDRPGALYEILGAFAKNKINLTRIESRPSKKELGDYYFYIDFEGHTGDALIEKTLKDIENKIDTLKILGSYPAFKT, from the coding sequence ATGATTATCGGTGTATTGGGGCCCGAAGGCTCATACTCGGAAAAAGCAGCACAAATCTGGACCCTGAGACATAGGCTAGATAATGTAAAAATTCAATACTTTGCAGACATAGAGGACGCATTTCTGGCTGTGATACAGGGAAAATCCGATCTCTCGATAGTTCCGATAGAAAACTCTATTGAAGGTTCGGTAGGCATTACTCTTGATTTACTTCTTGAGAATGGGGTTGAGATAGTTGGGGAGATTGTTGTCAAAATCGAGCACTGCCTGCTCTCGAAAGGCGGACCTGAGAAGATTAAGGTCGTTCTTTCACATCCTCAGGGGCTTGCCCAGTGCAGGCATTTTTTAAAAAAATATTTCCCTGAGGCTGAACTAAGGAGCACAGGCAGTACTTCCCATGCAGCAAGGCTTGCAGGAGAATTTGAAGAAATGGCAGCAATAGCTTCTCCTGAGGCTGCAGAGTGCTACAGGCTTAAGGTTCTTCTTCCAAATATACAGGACAGGAAAGAAAACTACACCCGCTTCATTGCTTTGCAAGCCGCAGGAAAAATCTCGGACGAGCAGGTTTTATGTTCCACAGAAGATAAAACGGGTAAACCTGAGAATTCCAGCCATTCAGCTTTTAAGACCTCTATTATAGTATATCTGGAAAAAGATAGGCCAGGGGCATTATACGAAATCCTCGGAGCTTTTGCAAAGAACAAGATTAACCTGACCAGGATCGAGTCCAGACCTTCTAAAAAAGAACTTGGGGATTATTACTTCTATATCGATTTTGAAGGGCACACAGGCGATGCACTCATTGAAAAAACCTTAAAAGACATAGAAAATAAAATCGATACGCTAAAAATACTGGGTTCCTATCCCGCTTTCAAAACTTAA